One Mycolicibacterium fortuitum subsp. fortuitum genomic window carries:
- the mntR gene encoding manganese-binding transcriptional regulator MntR codes for MSPDGNHQDLSTVAQDYLKVIWTAQEWSREKVSTKLLAERIGVSASTASESIRKLADQGLVHHEKYGAVTLTDAGRRAALAMVRRHRLMETFLVQELGYGWDEVHDEAEILEHAVSDRMLDRIDAKLGHPTRDPHGDPIPAADGQVPTPPARQLSACQDGDAGTVARISDADPEMLRYFDSVGISLDSRVRVVARRDFAGVISVAVGRPGEPDDPSNPDTGVQVELGNPAAEAIWVVAS; via the coding sequence GTGAGTCCCGACGGTAACCATCAAGACCTCTCCACGGTTGCCCAGGACTATCTGAAAGTCATCTGGACAGCCCAGGAGTGGTCTCGCGAGAAGGTCAGCACCAAATTGCTGGCCGAGCGGATCGGCGTGTCGGCATCCACGGCGTCGGAATCCATCCGCAAGCTGGCCGACCAGGGCCTGGTCCACCACGAGAAGTACGGTGCGGTGACGCTGACCGATGCCGGCCGGCGCGCCGCGTTGGCGATGGTCCGTCGGCACCGGCTGATGGAGACCTTCCTCGTGCAGGAGCTCGGTTACGGCTGGGACGAGGTGCACGACGAGGCCGAGATCCTCGAGCACGCCGTGAGCGACCGGATGCTCGACCGGATCGACGCCAAGCTGGGCCACCCCACCCGTGATCCGCACGGGGATCCGATCCCTGCCGCCGACGGCCAGGTGCCCACCCCTCCGGCCCGCCAATTGTCGGCGTGCCAGGACGGTGACGCGGGCACGGTGGCCCGTATTTCCGACGCCGATCCGGAGATGCTGCGTTATTTCGACAGCGTCGGGATCAGCCTCGATTCGCGGGTGCGGGTGGTGGCACGGCGCGATTTCGCCGGCGTGATCTCGGTGGCCGTGGGAAGACCGGGCGAACCCGACGATCCGTCCAACCCGGACACCGGAGTCCAGGTTGAGCTGGGTAATCCGGCGGCCGAGGCGATCTGGGTCGTCGCCAGCTGA
- a CDS encoding acyl-CoA synthetase: MKDVLHRLHDIASAAMVLQRRGLVDVRSPVAVIRASRALRKYGSFGGLITHTAGRYGDATALVDEAGTLSFRDLERTTNALARGLSRKGIKAGTVVGVLERNHRGLMLALAAAGKIGARVVLLNTGFAAPQLADVCVREHVSAVVADEEFVALLDVLPAGIERIVGWADGPTAFPTLNAIAGDEWTDPLPAPGKLGGMVLLTSGTTGTPKGAPRNKVSPLQSAQLLDRIPWPAGGAYCVAAPMFHATGLATCSLGLALGNRVVLARRFEPEDTLASIETHEVTALIVVPTMLQRILDLGPDVLARYDTSSLKVVFAAGSALSPDLCRRTSEAFGDVLYNLYGSTEVAVAAVATPAELRAAPGTVGRPPVGCTLAAYDEHRHRITEPGRSGTLFVSSGLSFSGYTDGGHKEVVDGLLSSGDTGHFTADGLWFVDGRDDDMIVSGGENVFPLEVENLLAGHPEVVEACVLGVDDDDFGKRLRAFVVRHPDATLDADGVRTHVRSGLARHKVPRDVVFLDSLPRNETGKVLKAVLRKEFR; encoded by the coding sequence ATGAAAGACGTGCTGCATCGGCTGCATGACATCGCATCGGCGGCGATGGTCCTGCAGCGTCGTGGTCTGGTCGACGTGCGTAGCCCCGTGGCGGTCATCCGGGCATCCCGCGCACTGCGAAAGTACGGGTCCTTCGGCGGTCTCATCACGCATACCGCCGGGCGCTACGGCGACGCGACCGCACTGGTGGACGAAGCCGGAACCCTGAGCTTCCGCGATCTCGAACGAACGACGAATGCGTTGGCTCGCGGACTGTCCCGAAAAGGCATCAAAGCCGGAACAGTCGTGGGAGTCCTCGAACGCAATCATCGCGGGCTGATGCTGGCGTTGGCAGCGGCAGGCAAGATCGGGGCCAGAGTGGTTCTGCTCAACACCGGATTCGCCGCACCGCAGCTGGCAGATGTCTGTGTAAGGGAGCATGTTTCGGCGGTGGTGGCCGATGAGGAATTCGTGGCGCTACTGGATGTGTTGCCGGCCGGAATCGAGCGCATCGTCGGGTGGGCTGATGGACCAACGGCATTCCCGACGCTGAACGCCATCGCAGGGGACGAGTGGACGGACCCGTTGCCCGCTCCGGGCAAGCTGGGTGGGATGGTGTTGCTGACCAGCGGCACCACCGGCACCCCCAAGGGGGCGCCGCGGAACAAAGTGAGTCCGTTGCAATCCGCCCAGCTGCTCGACCGGATCCCGTGGCCGGCCGGTGGCGCCTACTGCGTGGCCGCGCCGATGTTCCATGCCACGGGCCTGGCGACCTGTTCACTGGGGCTCGCGCTGGGCAACCGCGTGGTACTGGCTCGGCGGTTCGAGCCCGAGGACACGCTGGCGTCGATCGAAACCCATGAGGTGACCGCCCTCATCGTGGTGCCGACGATGCTGCAGCGCATTCTCGACCTCGGGCCCGATGTGCTCGCCCGCTACGACACCTCGTCGCTGAAGGTCGTGTTCGCCGCCGGATCAGCGTTGTCGCCGGATCTGTGCCGGCGTACGTCCGAGGCTTTCGGAGACGTGCTGTACAACCTGTACGGGTCCACGGAGGTGGCTGTCGCCGCGGTCGCCACCCCGGCTGAACTGCGCGCTGCGCCGGGCACCGTGGGACGCCCACCGGTCGGCTGCACCTTGGCCGCCTACGACGAACACCGACATCGGATCACCGAACCAGGCCGCAGCGGAACGCTTTTCGTGTCCAGCGGGCTGAGTTTCTCGGGTTACACCGACGGCGGTCACAAGGAAGTCGTCGACGGGCTGTTGTCATCGGGGGACACCGGTCATTTCACCGCCGACGGCCTGTGGTTCGTCGACGGTCGTGACGACGACATGATCGTGTCCGGCGGAGAGAACGTGTTTCCGCTGGAAGTCGAGAACCTGCTGGCCGGACACCCTGAGGTGGTCGAGGCGTGCGTACTGGGAGTCGACGACGACGACTTCGGTAAACGACTCCGCGCCTTCGTGGTTCGCCACCCCGATGCGACGCTGGACGCCGACGGTGTGAGGACCCATGTGAGGTCCGGGCTGGCGCGTCACAAAGTGCCCCGGGATGTCGTCTTTCTGGATTCCTTGCCACGCAACGAAACCGGGAAAGTGCTCAAAGCTGTGTTGCGGAAGGAGTTCCGATGA
- a CDS encoding acyl-CoA dehydrogenase family protein, with translation MIEWSDTDIIMRDTVREFIDKEIRPHLDGLESGELSPYPFARRLFSEFGLDVMAAEAVKSMLDKQREHDSRESRDKSGGIGALAEQASMAAVMVSELAGVSIGLLSTIGVSLGLGAATIMSRGTPAQKERWLPELMTLEKIAAWAITEPDAGSDAFGGMKTYVRRDGSDYILNGQKTFITNGPYADVLIVYAKLDDGDAATDRRDRPVLTFVLDAGMPGLTQGRPFKKMGMMSSPTGELFFDNVRIGPDRLLGETESHSGGDGRDSARANFAAERVGVALMSLGIINECHRLCLEYAKTRTLWGRKIAEFQLIQLKLARMEIARINVQNMVFQTLERLKAGALPTLSEASAIKLYSSEAATEVAMEAVQLFGGNGYMAEYRVEQLARDAKSLMIYAGSNEVQVTHIAKGLLAG, from the coding sequence ATGATCGAGTGGTCCGACACCGACATCATCATGCGCGACACGGTGCGCGAGTTCATCGACAAGGAGATCCGGCCGCACCTGGACGGCTTGGAGAGTGGCGAGCTGTCACCGTACCCGTTCGCACGCAGGCTTTTCAGTGAGTTCGGACTCGACGTGATGGCCGCCGAGGCGGTCAAGAGCATGCTCGACAAGCAGCGTGAGCATGATTCACGAGAGAGCCGGGACAAATCTGGGGGTATCGGAGCGCTCGCTGAGCAGGCCTCGATGGCCGCCGTCATGGTGTCGGAGCTCGCCGGCGTGAGTATCGGCCTGCTGAGCACCATCGGCGTCAGCCTGGGACTGGGCGCGGCGACCATCATGAGCCGCGGCACGCCGGCGCAGAAGGAGCGGTGGCTGCCGGAACTGATGACCCTGGAGAAGATCGCGGCCTGGGCGATCACCGAGCCCGACGCGGGTTCTGATGCGTTCGGCGGGATGAAGACCTATGTCAGACGCGACGGCTCCGACTACATCCTCAACGGACAGAAGACGTTCATCACCAACGGCCCCTACGCCGACGTGCTGATCGTCTACGCCAAACTGGACGACGGTGACGCAGCGACGGACCGCCGCGACCGGCCGGTGCTGACCTTCGTACTCGATGCCGGAATGCCCGGACTCACGCAGGGCAGACCGTTCAAGAAAATGGGCATGATGTCCTCGCCGACGGGAGAGCTGTTCTTCGACAACGTACGGATCGGTCCCGACCGGTTGCTCGGTGAGACCGAATCCCACTCCGGCGGTGACGGACGCGACAGTGCGCGAGCCAATTTCGCCGCCGAACGCGTGGGAGTGGCACTGATGTCGTTGGGCATCATCAACGAGTGCCACCGGCTGTGCCTCGAGTACGCGAAGACCCGCACCCTTTGGGGAAGGAAGATCGCCGAGTTCCAGCTCATCCAGTTGAAGCTCGCACGCATGGAGATCGCCCGGATCAACGTGCAGAACATGGTCTTCCAGACTCTGGAGCGGCTCAAAGCAGGCGCACTGCCCACCCTGTCCGAGGCCTCGGCGATCAAGCTCTACTCCTCGGAGGCGGCGACCGAGGTGGCCATGGAAGCCGTTCAGCTGTTCGGTGGCAACGGCTATATGGCCGAGTACCGGGTGGAACAACTCGCCCGGGATGCCAAATCACTGATGATCTACGCGGGAAGCAACGAGGTGCAGGTGACGCACATCGCGAAGGGGCTGCTCGCGGGATGA
- the lppU gene encoding LppU family putative lipoprotein has protein sequence MPTLSAAALYGAAALLFVGGLTACSSAAAADMKAGDCLKMSGTYDRPDASHAECGSDASNYKVISTVTDSDQCPGDIDTYYSVRSAFSDETQTLCLDIDWVTGACMSVDPENDKDPYRVDCADSSAPHRQRATEVLSGVSNVDQCASGVGYAYPERQFTVCVEDVS, from the coding sequence GTGCCGACACTTTCCGCGGCTGCCCTTTACGGGGCAGCCGCGCTCCTTTTCGTCGGCGGGTTGACCGCATGCTCGTCCGCGGCGGCCGCGGACATGAAGGCAGGAGACTGCCTGAAGATGAGCGGTACGTACGACCGCCCGGACGCCAGCCACGCGGAGTGTGGCAGCGACGCGTCGAACTACAAGGTCATCTCCACGGTCACCGACAGCGACCAGTGCCCGGGCGACATCGACACCTACTACTCGGTGCGCAGCGCGTTCAGTGACGAAACCCAGACGCTGTGTCTGGACATCGACTGGGTTACCGGCGCCTGTATGAGCGTCGATCCCGAGAACGACAAAGATCCTTACCGGGTGGATTGCGCGGATTCGTCTGCGCCGCACCGGCAACGGGCCACCGAGGTTCTTTCCGGGGTGTCCAACGTCGATCAGTGCGCCAGCGGAGTGGGCTACGCATACCCGGAACGCCAGTTCACGGTATGTGTGGAGGATGTGTCCTAA
- a CDS encoding alpha/beta fold hydrolase, which translates to MITESRAGFGGVGTRVLSVPGSGTPVVLLHGYADSADTWRGVLTRLEALGRRTLAVDLPGFGQADPRGTGPLLPQFDGFADALLTETGPAVLVGNSLGAATALRAAARNPDLAAAVVALDDPLNARHWLANLARRRSVPAGFWSLLARIPVPDSALRRLTVNAVPRVLYGPGITADPEVVTYWSDLVSGPPAVAALGRDAFRYAYEALGSHHGIRINCPTVVVHGARDRIIPVKASQALHQQIPGSRLVVLPRSGHCPQLDDPEAVVRIIAEIEAAV; encoded by the coding sequence ATGATCACCGAAAGCCGCGCCGGTTTCGGCGGGGTGGGCACCAGAGTGCTGTCGGTGCCGGGCAGCGGAACCCCGGTGGTTCTGCTGCACGGCTATGCCGACAGCGCCGACACCTGGCGTGGCGTGCTCACCCGCCTGGAGGCGCTCGGACGCAGGACGCTCGCGGTCGATCTGCCCGGCTTCGGCCAGGCGGATCCCCGCGGCACCGGCCCCTTGCTGCCACAGTTCGACGGGTTCGCCGATGCACTTCTGACCGAGACCGGACCGGCGGTCCTGGTGGGAAACTCACTCGGTGCGGCGACCGCGCTCAGGGCGGCGGCGCGCAATCCGGACCTGGCCGCTGCGGTGGTCGCACTCGACGATCCGCTCAATGCCCGCCACTGGCTCGCCAACCTGGCCCGAAGGCGTTCGGTCCCCGCGGGATTCTGGTCTTTGCTCGCACGTATCCCGGTTCCGGACAGTGCCCTGCGCCGGCTCACCGTGAACGCTGTGCCGCGGGTGTTGTACGGCCCGGGAATCACCGCGGACCCCGAGGTCGTGACCTATTGGTCCGATTTGGTATCCGGGCCGCCCGCTGTCGCGGCGTTGGGGCGTGATGCCTTCCGATACGCGTATGAAGCGCTGGGCAGCCACCACGGCATCCGGATCAACTGTCCGACCGTGGTCGTGCACGGCGCCAGGGACCGGATCATCCCGGTCAAAGCGAGTCAGGCACTGCATCAACAGATTCCGGGAAGCCGACTCGTCGTCTTGCCACGGTCTGGTCATTGCCCGCAACTCGACGACCCTGAGGCTGTGGTTCGGATCATCGCAGAGATCGAGGCTGCCGTATGA
- a CDS encoding SDR family oxidoreductase, which produces MKTTAYRGGRVVAITGGARGIGMATGAAFLRAGARVALGDIDAALVEKTAAELRESTGGVVCGLPLDVTDRTSFSSFLDAAEDRLGPLYVLVNNAGIMPTGSFTAEADDMTDRIVAINLCGVLHGSKLAAHRMAGRGGHIVNVASLAGATAFPGLATYCATKHAVVGFSEALHLELFASGVGVTAVLPSVVHTELSAGHGAPKWIRPISEVEPEDVAAAVVAAVGSHRTRVAVPRTLGAMIKIASGLPDRLRHRISAAAHFDTAFIHVDPAAREAYHRRLDM; this is translated from the coding sequence ATGAAGACGACCGCATACCGAGGCGGCCGGGTGGTGGCGATCACCGGGGGAGCCAGGGGAATCGGAATGGCGACCGGCGCGGCGTTCCTGCGGGCAGGCGCGCGGGTTGCCCTCGGCGACATCGACGCGGCCCTGGTCGAGAAGACCGCGGCAGAACTCAGGGAGTCGACAGGCGGTGTGGTCTGCGGGTTGCCACTCGACGTCACGGACCGGACGTCGTTCTCCTCATTTCTCGATGCCGCCGAGGACCGGCTCGGCCCGCTCTACGTGTTGGTCAACAACGCCGGGATCATGCCCACCGGCAGCTTCACCGCCGAGGCCGATGACATGACCGACCGCATCGTCGCGATCAATCTGTGCGGTGTGCTCCACGGATCGAAACTCGCCGCGCACCGGATGGCCGGGCGCGGCGGCCACATCGTGAACGTCGCTTCGCTCGCCGGGGCGACCGCATTTCCAGGACTGGCCACCTACTGCGCAACCAAGCACGCCGTCGTCGGGTTCTCCGAAGCACTCCATCTTGAGCTCTTCGCGAGTGGCGTCGGCGTCACGGCGGTATTGCCGAGCGTGGTGCACACCGAACTGTCCGCGGGTCATGGTGCACCGAAATGGATTCGGCCGATCTCGGAAGTGGAACCCGAGGATGTCGCCGCGGCGGTCGTCGCTGCCGTGGGCAGTCACCGGACCAGGGTTGCGGTGCCGCGAACACTCGGAGCGATGATCAAGATCGCCTCGGGCTTACCGGACCGGCTTCGGCACCGAATCTCGGCTGCCGCGCATTTCGACACGGCATTCATCCACGTCGACCCGGCGGCGCGCGAGGCGTATCACCGGCGTCTCGACATGTGA
- a CDS encoding bifunctional riboflavin kinase/FAD synthetase, with translation MQRWRGQDEIPTDWGRCVVTIGVFDGVHRGHAELISHAVKAGRSRGVPVVLMTFDPHPMEVVFPGSHPAQLTTLTRRAELVEELGVDVFLVMPFTSDFMKLTPERYIHELLVEDLHVLEVVVGENFTFGKKAAGNVEMLRKAGERFGFAVESMSLVTENLDPEHRDERVTFSSTYIRSCVDAGDVVAAAEALGRPHRVEGVVVRGDGRGRVLGFPTANVAPPMYSAIPADGVYAAWFTVLGHGPVMGTVTPGERYQAAVSVGTNPTFSGRTRTVEAFVLDTEADLYGQHVAVDFVSRIRGMEKFDRVEELVAEMKRDADKARGILAAQ, from the coding sequence GTGCAGCGCTGGCGTGGGCAGGACGAGATCCCCACGGACTGGGGCAGGTGTGTAGTCACCATCGGGGTGTTCGACGGGGTTCACCGCGGACATGCGGAGCTGATCAGCCATGCGGTAAAAGCTGGCCGGTCACGCGGAGTGCCGGTGGTTCTCATGACCTTCGACCCACATCCGATGGAGGTGGTGTTTCCGGGCAGTCATCCGGCACAGCTGACGACGCTGACCCGGCGTGCCGAGCTGGTCGAGGAACTCGGAGTCGACGTTTTCCTGGTCATGCCGTTCACCTCCGATTTCATGAAGCTCACCCCCGAGCGCTACATCCACGAGTTGTTGGTGGAAGACCTGCACGTGCTCGAAGTGGTGGTGGGGGAGAACTTCACCTTCGGCAAGAAGGCCGCCGGGAACGTCGAGATGCTGCGCAAGGCCGGCGAGCGGTTCGGGTTCGCGGTCGAGAGCATGTCCCTGGTGACCGAGAATCTCGACCCCGAACACCGCGACGAGCGGGTGACCTTCTCCTCGACATACATCCGCTCCTGCGTCGACGCCGGTGATGTGGTGGCCGCCGCCGAGGCGCTGGGCCGTCCACATCGCGTCGAAGGCGTGGTGGTGCGCGGTGACGGACGCGGCCGGGTTCTGGGATTCCCGACCGCCAACGTGGCGCCGCCGATGTATTCGGCGATCCCGGCCGACGGCGTGTACGCCGCCTGGTTCACGGTGCTGGGCCATGGTCCGGTGATGGGCACCGTCACCCCTGGTGAGCGATACCAGGCCGCGGTATCGGTCGGCACCAACCCGACCTTCTCAGGACGCACCCGCACGGTCGAGGCATTCGTTCTCGACACCGAGGCCGACCTGTACGGGCAGCATGTCGCGGTCGATTTCGTCTCCAGGATCCGCGGCATGGAAAAGTTCGACCGGGTAGAAGAGCTGGTCGCGGAGATGAAGCGGGACGCCGACAAGGCGCGGGGCATTCTGGCTGCGCAGTAG
- the rpsO gene encoding 30S ribosomal protein S15, producing the protein MALTAEQKKEILSSYGLHETDTGSPEAQVALLTKRISDLTEHLKQHKHDHHSRRGLLLLVGRRRRLLKYVAQVDVARYRSLIERLGLRR; encoded by the coding sequence GTGGCGCTTACCGCCGAGCAGAAGAAGGAAATCCTGAGCAGCTACGGTCTGCACGAGACCGACACCGGTTCGCCGGAGGCCCAGGTCGCCCTGCTGACCAAGCGGATCTCGGACCTGACCGAGCACCTCAAGCAGCACAAGCACGATCACCACTCGCGGCGCGGTCTGCTGCTGCTGGTCGGTCGTCGTCGCCGGCTGCTCAAGTACGTTGCCCAGGTCGACGTGGCGCGTTACCGTTCGCTGATCGAGCGCCTCGGGCTGCGTCGCTGA
- a CDS encoding SfnB family sulfur acquisition oxidoreductase, translating into MTDLAGAVRVASAEAALAVAAELSRAFAEGAGARDAHRILPHEQVRALKESGLLALTVPAEHGGLDVPVAVLAEVLRLIAHGDPSIGQIPHSHFTFLEALRLQGTQQQQAYFYGLVADGALFANAQSERGPHPVDVDTTTLTASDAGYVLGGRKYYSTGALFADWLVVRASRSDGSAQVPTATTPKAIAFVPRDAAGVEIVDDWDGMGQRTTASGTVTLDSVEVPAAHVVEFSPIFARPTVYGARAQLLHAALDVGIATAALEEGVRQAAKARPHFEASVSSAVEDPTLVQAAGELTVTVRGAQALLAEAARQVDTARAELTEDSAAAASIAVAIAKVAAARAAVDAGSALFEFGGTRSASASGNLSRYWRDARTHTLHDATRWKIRHIGNYTLSGTKPPRHGQL; encoded by the coding sequence ATGACCGATCTGGCCGGCGCCGTTCGTGTGGCTTCGGCGGAGGCGGCGCTGGCCGTTGCCGCTGAACTGTCAAGGGCGTTCGCCGAGGGAGCCGGTGCCCGAGACGCGCACCGGATCCTGCCGCACGAGCAGGTGCGGGCCCTCAAGGAGTCGGGACTGCTGGCCCTGACCGTGCCGGCCGAGCACGGTGGGCTCGACGTGCCCGTCGCAGTGCTCGCCGAGGTGCTGCGGCTGATCGCGCACGGCGATCCGTCCATCGGCCAGATCCCGCACTCGCATTTCACGTTCCTGGAGGCCCTGCGGCTGCAGGGCACCCAGCAGCAGCAGGCGTATTTCTACGGGCTGGTCGCCGACGGGGCGTTGTTCGCCAATGCCCAGTCCGAACGCGGGCCGCATCCCGTCGACGTGGACACCACCACACTCACGGCTTCGGATGCCGGCTACGTCCTGGGCGGCCGTAAGTACTACTCGACCGGGGCGTTGTTCGCCGACTGGCTGGTTGTGCGGGCGTCGCGTTCCGATGGTTCCGCGCAGGTGCCGACGGCCACCACACCCAAGGCCATCGCGTTCGTGCCGCGCGATGCGGCCGGGGTCGAGATCGTCGACGACTGGGACGGCATGGGGCAGCGGACGACGGCCTCGGGCACCGTCACGCTCGACTCCGTCGAGGTACCTGCCGCCCACGTCGTCGAGTTCAGCCCGATCTTCGCGCGGCCCACCGTGTACGGGGCGCGGGCACAGTTGCTGCATGCAGCTCTCGATGTGGGCATCGCGACGGCCGCGCTGGAGGAAGGCGTGCGCCAGGCCGCCAAGGCGCGACCGCATTTCGAGGCATCGGTCTCCAGTGCGGTCGAGGATCCGACCCTCGTGCAGGCCGCCGGTGAGCTGACGGTGACGGTGCGGGGCGCGCAGGCGCTGCTGGCCGAGGCCGCCCGGCAGGTCGACACGGCCCGGGCCGAACTGACCGAGGACAGTGCCGCGGCCGCCTCGATCGCGGTGGCGATCGCCAAGGTGGCTGCCGCCCGGGCGGCAGTGGACGCCGGCAGCGCGCTGTTCGAATTCGGCGGGACGCGCAGCGCGTCGGCGTCGGGCAACCTGTCGCGCTACTGGCGTGACGCACGCACCCACACCTTGCACGATGCGACCCGGTGGAAGATCCGTCACATCGGCAACTACACCCTCTCGGGCACGAAACCGCCTCGCCACGGCCAACTTTGA
- a CDS encoding LLM class flavin-dependent oxidoreductase: MTVSLHWFLPTYGDSRLIVGGGHGTPAGAAGGDREASIDYLASIVRSAERFGFTGALIPTGAWCEDAFITAALLARETTSLAFLVAFRPGLVSPTLSAQMAATFARHAPGRILLNVVVGGEAHEQRAFGDHLDKDARYARCDEFLDVVRRLWAGETVTHKGEYIDVEEASLSLPPAPVPPLYFGGSSQAAGPVAARHSDVYLTWGEPPAAVREKIEWIRALGEEQGRKLRFGIRLHTISRDSSEEAWAQADRLVAALDEDTVAAAQAGLARSQSEGQKRMRALHEANRANGTWSDARSLEIAPNLWSGVGLVRGGAGTALVGSHTEVADRIAEYAEIGIDEFIFSGYPHLEELFWFGEGVVPILRERGLLGGGSQSGAPASIPFVGTSR; the protein is encoded by the coding sequence GTGACTGTCTCTCTGCACTGGTTTCTTCCCACCTACGGCGACAGCCGGCTGATTGTCGGCGGCGGCCACGGCACGCCCGCGGGCGCTGCCGGAGGCGACCGTGAGGCCTCGATCGACTACCTGGCGTCGATCGTCCGTTCGGCGGAACGGTTCGGCTTCACCGGCGCCCTGATCCCGACCGGGGCCTGGTGCGAGGACGCGTTCATCACCGCGGCGTTGCTGGCCCGCGAAACCACCTCGCTGGCCTTCCTGGTGGCGTTCCGCCCGGGGCTGGTCAGCCCGACCCTGTCGGCCCAGATGGCGGCGACGTTCGCGCGGCACGCACCGGGACGGATCCTGCTCAACGTCGTGGTCGGCGGCGAGGCGCACGAGCAGCGGGCCTTCGGCGACCATCTCGACAAGGACGCCCGGTATGCGCGTTGCGACGAGTTCCTCGACGTGGTCCGCCGACTGTGGGCCGGTGAGACCGTTACCCACAAGGGCGAGTACATCGACGTCGAGGAGGCCTCGCTGTCCTTGCCTCCGGCGCCGGTGCCGCCGCTGTACTTCGGCGGCAGCTCACAGGCGGCCGGCCCGGTGGCAGCCCGGCACTCCGACGTCTATCTCACCTGGGGCGAGCCACCCGCCGCGGTGCGGGAGAAGATCGAGTGGATCCGGGCGCTCGGCGAGGAGCAGGGACGCAAACTGCGGTTCGGCATCCGCCTGCACACCATTTCGCGGGACTCCTCGGAGGAGGCGTGGGCGCAGGCCGACCGGCTGGTCGCCGCGCTCGACGAGGACACGGTGGCCGCGGCGCAGGCCGGCCTGGCCCGCAGCCAGTCCGAAGGCCAGAAACGCATGCGTGCCCTGCATGAGGCCAACCGCGCCAACGGCACGTGGAGTGACGCCCGAAGCCTGGAGATCGCACCCAACCTGTGGTCGGGGGTCGGGTTGGTGCGCGGTGGCGCGGGCACGGCGCTGGTGGGCAGCCACACCGAGGTGGCCGACCGCATCGCCGAGTACGCCGAGATCGGCATCGACGAGTTCATCTTCTCGGGCTATCCGCACCTCGAGGAGCTGTTCTGGTTCGGCGAGGGCGTGGTGCCCATCCTGCGCGAACGCGGATTGTTGGGCGGCGGCTCCCAGTCAGGCGCCCCGGCGTCGATCCCGTTCGTCGGAACGTCGCGATGA